A single region of the Planktothrix tepida PCC 9214 genome encodes:
- a CDS encoding lipase → MAIQNISEVEVLKKTTIPKKLWEKIRHLDMNFNFSRFNLEQLASYLFQVETWEELRPVFKLPYSSYQNNISQLIEDLQFNSSTQQNLPGVA, encoded by the coding sequence ATGGCAATTCAGAATATTTCAGAAGTTGAGGTTTTGAAGAAAACAACAATTCCCAAAAAATTGTGGGAAAAGATCCGACATTTAGACATGAATTTTAATTTTTCTCGCTTCAACTTAGAACAACTTGCTTCTTATCTTTTTCAAGTAGAAACTTGGGAAGAATTAAGACCTGTTTTTAAATTACCTTATAGCTCTTACCAAAACAACATAAGCCAACTCATCGAAGATTTACAATTTAACTCTTCAACACAACAGAACTTACCAGGTGTTGCTTAA